The Methanococcoides sp. LMO-2 region CTTTGATGAGATAAGGGGAGAGTAAGGAAGATATGAAGCAACGCAAGCTGGAGATCCTTCTTGAGAAGGTAAGAGGTTTTGATTCCCCAGATGTTACGCTGGAACAGTATCCCACACCGGCGTTACTTGCTGCGGAACTGCTTCATTTTGCGTACATGAAAGGTGACCTTACGGACACCGTTTACGACCTGGGCTGCGGCACAGGGATGCTGGCAATTGGTGCCAAGATCCTGGGGGCCGAGAGGGTCGTCGGCTTTGATTCCGATCCTGCCGCACTCAAGATAGCGAAGGAGAACGCCGAAAAACTTGGTGTGGAGGTAGAGTTTGAGTGCATGGATATCAGGCAGGTCCGGGGACATGCACATACCGTTGTGATGAACCCGCCCTTTGGTGCACAGGTGAAGGGAAGTGACAGGCCATTCCTT contains the following coding sequences:
- a CDS encoding METTL5 family protein, which produces MKQRKLEILLEKVRGFDSPDVTLEQYPTPALLAAELLHFAYMKGDLTDTVYDLGCGTGMLAIGAKILGAERVVGFDSDPAALKIAKENAEKLGVEVEFECMDIRQVRGHAHTVVMNPPFGAQVKGSDRPFLKTALKVGDVTYSIHNSGSLAFIKKFIEPAIITEWYNTGFPIKRTFKFHKKDVERIEVEIYRIIKENDQGE